Proteins from a genomic interval of Schistocerca piceifrons isolate TAMUIC-IGC-003096 chromosome 3, iqSchPice1.1, whole genome shotgun sequence:
- the LOC124788480 gene encoding exosome complex component CSL4, translating into MDTRESDLICVPGQRLCLADKGHISGCGTYERHGYIYSALAGFVNIVKKDKSTIIEVRSINDQSIVPAPGDIVTAKVALINQRFCKCVIKCIGDTVLSRPYRGILRKEDVRATEKDGVEMYKCFRPGDIILARVLPMTDIHSYQLSTAENELGVVIAHSEAGIEMVPISWTQMQCPKTFVKEWRKVAKVVPEDTIVD; encoded by the exons GTCAGCGGCTCTGCCTGGCTGATAAAGGGCATATCTCCGGCTGTGGAACTTATGAGAGACATGGTTATATTTACTCCGCACTGGCTGGATTTGTCAACATTGTTAAGAAAGACAAG TCGACCATTATAGAAGTTCGAAGTATTAATGATCAGAGTATTGTACCTGCTCCTGGGGACATTGTCACAGCAAAG GTTGCACTGATCAACCAGCGGTTTTGTAAATGTGTCATAAAATGCATCGGAGATACTGTACTATCAAGGCCTTACAGGGGAATCCTTCGGAAAGAAGATGTAAGAGCCACCGAAAAAGATGGCGTTGAAATGTATAAATGTTTTCGTCCTGGCGACATTATCCTTGCCAGAGTT CTACCAATGACAGACATTCACTCGTATCAACTGTCAACTGCTGAAAATGAACTCGGAGTTGTGATAGCTCATAGTGAAGCTG GTATTGAGATGGTACCTATCAGCTGGACGCAGATGCAGTGCCCAAAAACTTTTGTAAAGGAATGGAGAAAAGTAGCAAAAGTTGTTCCAGAAGATACAATAGTAGACTGA